tctttcattgaAGAAAAGGTTTAAATGTGCTCACCACCTTCTTAACTTTATCAACGAGAGAAGTGCATGAAACTGTTCCGTCATTCCCGGCCAATACTCTGTATTTATCTTTCCTTGTAAAATTTGTGCATTCAAACCCTAACGTAGCGGCCAAGATTCTTTGCACGTAATTAGCGACGTCATGCGGGCTTTTACCTGACGAACATGTAGCTTCCGCTGGCAACTGGTTCAAGAATGTCACTTCGTAGACAGGTCTAGGGTTCATGAAGAAAAAGATCGGGTCCAAAGCTTTCCACCCGCCGGCTGTGGTTGCGTGGAAAAACCCTACCCTATAGTTCATGGCGACCGGGACTATTCGGTCCGTTAATTCGGCAAATAGGCCACTGAACCTTAATAGAAAGGGTTCTCTGCATGTTGTACCTTCTGGGCAAACTACTAAGTCACCTTTGGATAGTTCTTGTTTGATTTTTTGGGCATCGACTTCTCTGATTCTTGTTAATCTTACCGTCGGTATAGGTGATAGGATTTCAGATAATCTCGATATGGAATATGTGACTGCTGGGATTTTTCTCATGAGGACAGTGGATAAGACCACAGGGTCCATTAAAGTCCTATGAGTGCAAACGAATAGGACGCCGGAGTTGCTACCAGAGATGGGTGACGGTGGTTTGCCTTTGACGATGATTTTGCCACCAAATAAAGGGGTCACATAGGGGATGATTCGCATCGGAAGCATTACACCGATAGTAATTCGAATCGTTGCTAGTACTATGCCCAATGGCATCCATGAGAGGATTAATAGAGCGGTCAAAGGTGTTGGCCGCATCACGAGACGACCGTCATGAAAGATTACGGGTAGTGGACGAAGGAGTTTGTGGTCGTGGCAATTTTCGACGGTGATAAATGGTGGGTGCATTTGTTCCTGCATGTCAATAATCTAGTGGTTAGgatcaaattatttaaaaaatataaaatgcaaTGGATTTAAACACATTGCATGAATTTCTTACTTTGCATATAGAGAAGAATTGAAAACTTGACGTAGCTCTTCTAAGTCCTAAACTAGGCTCATCGTCTACGAACAACTTGGCGACTTTACTCGAGATAAAACCAATATCACCATCAACTAAACCTGTAGCAAATCCAAATCGGTTCACCACAAGTTCACTTCCAACAACCTCATCGGCTCGTAAATGCTCTTTCACGAACCTTTCCACCATAATCCTAGGCATTTTTGTCACCACAACTCTTTTATCATACCTACTAAACACTCTCCAAGCCTCCATATCAATATCATCCATAAAAAACTTAGGCAAAACAGCTCTAGACACAGATTCAATCTCCAACACCCGAAGCCCCGCCGTTGCAACAAAGACCATCAACTTCAACCCCGCATCACCCATGCCCAACGCATCGAGAAACCGAATCACCGGCCAACATAACAGCAACAAAGCGAACCGGATTAAACCCGAGGCTTCGAATGCAACCAACATGAAGTAGGAGAAAGGGTCCGAGTCTTTCAAAAGAATCCCTTCAAACTCAGAAACAATTGAGTTCTCCATAACCATCTTTTGCATACAAaatatcaaaacaaaaacttgggttttatttatttttttccccTTGATTGAGAGAAAATGAAAGGGATTGTGAGAATTTAAGGCTACAGAGTTATGGTTTGGATTGACTATTCTCTAATGCAAGAACAAGGCAGTTTATCAGTTTCACAACTACTctctcttatatatatatatatatatatgcgcaAAGAATAAAGGATTATACGCCACGTTAATATACGAATATTGATTACTTAACTTCACCAACTTGGGTCAAAATTTAATGACGAAAAAGCTTGTATTGAAGCTTAAATTAATGGAGACTGCGGCCATCGGTTTAACTTTAATTAGGTTACTAACTTGGGTTACTTGAGGGTTTTTTATTTGATATAATAATGTGAAAAAGAAAGTATgggtattatttattatatatatacatatatacatatgtatggaCGGATGGTCACTACGTATTGTTTGCATGAGAAGGAACCAAGCAATTTCTTTCTCCATTGAATGGTTTTTGGTGTCTACTCCATTTTGGGGGTATTGTCACCCTCCACTATTGCCGCACGCCAtttatctttttctctttttcgtCAATAAAGTATTAAATTCAGGTTCATAATACTGGTTTGATTTATTAATTTGGTAGATTTTGAGCTAACAGTTTAAAATCGATAAAaattcaaaactaaaataaaaatttaacagtTGAATTGggcttataatttttaaaaattatatttttaattttttaaaaatttcattaattaattaattattattaaattaacgaGTGAATTGTTCAATTcaattataatataaattaataatctGATCAATTTAATTATca
The Gossypium arboreum isolate Shixiya-1 chromosome 10, ASM2569848v2, whole genome shotgun sequence genome window above contains:
- the LOC108488897 gene encoding glycerol-3-phosphate acyltransferase 5-like; the encoded protein is MQKMVMENSIVSEFEGILLKDSDPFSYFMLVAFEASGLIRFALLLLCWPVIRFLDALGMGDAGLKLMVFVATAGLRVLEIESVSRAVLPKFFMDDIDMEAWRVFSRYDKRVVVTKMPRIMVERFVKEHLRADEVVGSELVVNRFGFATGLVDGDIGFISSKVAKLFVDDEPSLGLRRATSSFQFFSICKEQMHPPFITVENCHDHKLLRPLPVIFHDGRLVMRPTPLTALLILSWMPLGIVLATIRITIGVMLPMRIIPYVTPLFGGKIIVKGKPPSPISGSNSGVLFVCTHRTLMDPVVLSTVLMRKIPAVTYSISRLSEILSPIPTVRLTRIREVDAQKIKQELSKGDLVVCPEGTTCREPFLLRFSGLFAELTDRIVPVAMNYRVGFFHATTAGGWKALDPIFFFMNPRPVYEVTFLNQLPAEATCSSGKSPHDVANYVQRILAATLGFECTNFTRKDKYRVLAGNDGTVSCTSLVDKVKKVVSTFKPFLQ